One Danio aesculapii chromosome 13, fDanAes4.1, whole genome shotgun sequence DNA window includes the following coding sequences:
- the wu:fc17b08 gene encoding uncharacterized protein wu:fc17b08, which produces MQQMLSKLTTYYTSRNSCSQDSFQNNGKKDQSLVKTSQVTLSGAVGVASAQNKLIMVDQDAPLDLSVKKIKVEDIQQDGVLDLSTKKNLSKDHLCLKNSHVHVSPDAHLVKRDSIDLSLAQVGDLQSASTLEQFMSKLCLHHQHQIVDALGFLQSEVKTVSNHFQAPISTLSEKQATTSCSTVSSESRSEVQRPERTCSVDAALSIKTQSVARSQITTLEDLNADVSSIATCEKTVDICKQEDFSSSSSCGTVVESGNASSPVTKTTTDHQEIKKSLGSSLQQVKHGDSVKKCLCSAERCTCTAASDQEDLLSKHTDTSSVAQNEDAVVNPSTVHKTSNVVLSVSPRTARKSRKGSCLRPRNGSLSCIISDPDSHCDLVYIKKSIIECQPQSRNRLHPRLNARKSTRGHKYVEEYLELKTVRTLARKPIHGSIGNCPVLLADLQTSVTPRQTLSGSVPLVNAPFTGDCMKNIIQKLSSEQIAEEEMPGDVVKVTGISLMVETSHTDKTETNSQISHEPSCKESEASMQIDVSLETVSCTPNAVEVPAENIDVEEAKESTETTELAVETEQCDPPVVPIEEEQCDPPVVPIEEVQCEHPVVPIEEVQCEHPVVPIEKEVDCGTESKAKCEDQSLEPSLSPASHNMDPESSTIEINVEQNNERESTSLETDTADVQEPSEASEVKINTEEDKNAQEQTLGDVDTNLQMLPEKEEEDLSGSKIAEVSTLQPLANCKDTDSITPKVLNTKHTVSSDRCLRSRVSKGSVDVVKDSVKHGASEPVDHANDANTKTQSAETSVCTGEEHNSEPVEIPIEKPNHQVITNAVKTTPKAKGGKAKQQSPKVEMNELPSVLPPEVLPETISTASNTTESEKQHKMKCQASENLTLRSKSSPIELLVSGDCSPNKKSPHSSENMLLRSRSNTERLAGSKSNSLTEGHLETQGQTPLRGNGSASDQGSIGDLCTPSESVTRMPLRSRTISANKQSVTRESPVKGSIKSEPVSSPSSKRTEATGHMPLRSSAGVTAEQPCNDKSALESPGRMSLRRGNTSNTEKPCGSTTPPTTNKRPSRIHKVSASSSGDAEEIPSSSKLEIQNKKHTESQIKGSDESFHVSSLQRSEPIVCNPSRFLEALRGEEHQQLISNLNAKFDKMQKGWVQIDKEGQGATKNKNKADRLKEIWKSKRRVRKSRPLEQQKFSPVQMLFMKPFDLTSICRWFLQSTETKSLVIVKKVNTRLPSETQLCFHSSSAGAGSANGIFPSLQAERLKKHLKKFAIASPVKSNPKNQRLISKALGQGISVMSKEKPKPTTATRICTKAQSLAGVTPVQVPESISATAGSAKNPASARILRKYSNMREKLQVQQNKKCKEKALKSASLKATIIPKKDDKEKLQMQKGPKSEVVKKISSLSKTAKANSVLKERVLKSKGGSSTKRLQGLKRITKAIGAHASANKLSKKLIRTDRAQRVKTIKVDSKKSALQKIPSEPQTLDVDNKSSEDQVLTRSQRKMEGAPPQTASPKSAMKRGLEPLVTPTKRTRTSKP; this is translated from the exons ATGCAGCAGATGCTCAGCAAGTTAACTACATATTATACCTCAAGAAACAGCTGCTCTCAGGACTCCTTTCAAAACAATGGAAAAAAGGACCAAAGCCTTGTGAAAACCAGCCAAGTCACGTTGTCTGGTGCTGTCGGTGTAGCATCTGCTCAGAATAAGCTCATCATGGTGGACCAGGATGCCCCGCTGGACCTCTCTGTGAAAAAGATCAAAGTAGAGGACATCCAGCAAG ATGGAGTTCTTGACCTTTCAACTAAGAAGAATTTAAGCAAAGACCATTTGTGTTTAAAGAATTCTCATGTCCACGTCAGTCCAGATGCACATTTGGTCAAAag GGACTCCATCGATCTGAGTCTTGCCCAAGTGGGGGATCTACAGTCGGCCTCCACTTTGGAACAGTTCATGTCTAAGCTGTGTTTGCATCATCAGCATCAGATAGTTGACGCATTAGGGTTCTTACAAAGCGAAGTCAAGACTGTGTCCAACCATTTCCAAGCACCTATTTCAACCTTGTCTGAGAAGCAAGCAACAACCAGCTGCAGTACAGTGTCCTCTGAAAGCAGGTCTGAGGTTCAGCGGCCTGAAAGAACTTGCTCTGTGGATGCTGCTTTGAGCATTAAGACTCAATCTGTTGCTAGAAGTCAAATAACTACTTTAGAGGATTTAAACGCTGATGTTAGCAGTATTGCAACCTGTGAAAAAACAGTTGACATTTGTAAGCAAGAAGATttctcatcttcatcatcttgtgGAACAGTTGTTGAGTCGGGAAATGCAAGTTCTCCAGTGACAAAGACAACTACTGatcatcaggaaattaaaaagtcTTTAGGTTCAAGCCTTCAACAAGTTAAACATGGGGATTCTGTAAAGAAATGTCTGTGCAGTGCTGAGCGGTGTACATGTACTGCGGCATCTGATCAAGAAGACCTGCTATCAAAACACACAGATACGTCTTCGGTTGCTCAAAATGAGGATGCAGTTGTAAACCCTTCAACAGTTCACAAAACATCTAATGTTGTTTTATCAGTTTCTCCAAGAACAGCCAGGAAAAGCAGAAAAGGATCATGCCTCAGGCCAAGGAATGGCTCTTTAAGCTGTATTATTAGTGATCCTGATAGCCACTGTGACTtggtttatattaaaaaatcaataatagaATGTCAACCTCAATCTCGTAATAGACTTCATCCACGACTGAATGCCCGAAAGAGCACAAGAGGGCACAAGTACGTTGAGGAGTATTTAGAGCTAAAAACAGTCCGTACACTAGCACGTAAACCTATACATGGTTCCATTGGGAATTGTCCCGTGCTTTTGGCAGACTTGCAAACTTCAGTAACTCCGAGGCAGACTCTTTCTGGAAGCGTTCCTCTGGTAAATGCGCCTTTTACAGGGGACTGCATGAAAAACATTATTCAGAAGTTATCATCGGAGCAGATAGCGGAGGAGGAAATGCCAGGGGATGTGGTAAAAGTTACCGGTATAAGTCTGATGGTTGAAACCAGTCACACCGATAAAACTGAAACAAATAGTCAAATTTCCCATGAGCCTTCATGTAAGGAGAGTGAAGCAAGTATGCAGATAGATGTGAGTTTAGAAACTGTGAGTTGTACTCCAAATGCAGTAGAAGTTCCAGCAGAAAACATAGATGTGGAAGAAGCCAAAGAGTCCACAGAAACAACAGAACTGGCTGTAGAGACAGAACAGTGTGATCCCCCAGTTGTACCTATCGAAGAAGAACAGTGTGATCCCCCAGTTGTACCTATTGAAGAAGTACAGTGTGAACACCCAGTTGTACCTATTGAAGAAGTACAGTGTGAACACCCAGTTGTACCTATTGAGAAAGAGGTGGACTGTGGTACTGAGAGTAAGGCTAAGTGTGAAGATCAGTCTTTGGAGCCATCATTGAGCCCTGCATCCCATAACATGGACCCAGAGTCTTCTACTATTGAAATTAACGTTGAACAGAATAATGAGAGGGAATCTACGAGCCTGGAGACTGATACTGCAGATGTCCAAGAACCATCAGAGGCATCAGAAGTGAAGATAAACACTGAGGAGGACAAAAATGCTCAAGAGCAAACATTGGGGGATGTTGATACCAATCTCCAAATGCTACCGGAGAAGGAGGAAGAGGATTTATCAGGGTCTAAAATTGCAGAGGTTTCAACTCTTCAACCCCTTGCAAATTGTAAGGACACAGATTCTATTACTCCAAAagttttaaatacaaaacatacaGTGTCTTCAGATAGATGTTTGCGCAGTAGAGTTTCAAAAGGAAGTGTTGACGTAGTGAAAGACTCTGTGAAGCATGGTGCGTCTGAACCTGTTGATCATGCCAATGATGCAAACACAAAGACTCAGTCTGCTGAAACTAGTGTTTGTACTGGGGAAGAGCATAATTCTGAGCCTGTAGAGATTCCTATAGAGAAACCTAACCATCAAGTTATAACTAATGCAGTCAAAACAACACCAAAAGCAAAAGGTGGGAAAGCCAAGCAACAAAGTCCAAAAGTTGAAATGAATGAGCTTCCGAGTGTTTTGCCTCCTGAAGTACTTCCGGAGACTATAAGCACTGCTTCCAATACTACAGAGAgtgaaaaacaacacaaaatgaaaTGTCAAGCCTCTGAAAACTTGACACTTAGAAGTAAAAGTAGTCCTATTGAACTGCTGGTTAGTGGAGACTGCTCTCCCAACAAAAAGTCTCCACATAGCTCTGAAAATATGCTTTTGAGGAGCAGAAGTAACACTGAAAGGCTTGCTGGTAGTAAATCAAACAGTCTAACTGAAGGCCATTTAGAGACGCAAGGGCAGACGCCTTTAAGAGGAAACGGTTCTGCAAGTGATCAAGGGAGTATTGGTGATTTGTGTACACCTTCAGAGAGCGTAACCCGTATGCCTTTAAGAAGCAGGACTATTAGCGCTAATAAACAATCTGTTACCAGAGAATCTCCTGTTAAGGGTTCCATTAAAAGTGAACCTGTTAGTTCACCCTCCAGTAAGAGAACAGAGGCCACTGGGCACATGCCTTTAAGAAGCAGTGCCGGCGTAACAGCAGAACAACCCTGCAATGACAAATCTGCATTAGAGAGCCCTGGGCGTATGTCTTTAAGAAGAGGGAACACATCAAATACAGAAAAGCCTTGTGGCTCAACAACACCCCCTACTACAAATAAACGTCCTTCGAGGATACATAAGGTTTCGGCATCCTCAAGCGGGGATGCCGAAGAGATTCCATCCAGTTCAAAACtcgaaatacaaaataaaaagcataCAGAGTCCCAGATAAAAGGTTCTGATGAATCCTTCCATGTATCCAGTCTTCAAAGGTCTGAACCAATTGTTTGTAATCCATCCAGATTTTTGGAGGCCCTCAGAGGAGAAGAACACCAGCaattaatttcaaatttaaacgCAAAGTTTGATAAGATGCAGAAAGGCTGGGTTCAGATAGACAAGGAGGGTCAGGGTgcaaccaaaaacaaaaacaaagcagacAGGCTTAAAGAAATCTGGAAAAGCAAGCGCAGAGTCCGAAAGTCAAGACCGTTAGAGCAGCAAAAGTTTTCCCCTGTGCAAATGCTCTTCATGAAGCCCTTTGACTTGACTAGTATCTGCCGCTGGTTCCTGCAGTCGACTGAAACTAAATCCCTGGTGATTGTGAAAAAGGTGAACACCAGACTTCCCTCTGAAACGCAATTGTGTTTCCACTCTTCGTCAGCAGGAGCGGGGTCTGCTAACGGGATATTCCCAAGCCTCCAAGCTGAACGATTAAAGAAACATCTGAAAAAGTTTGCTATTGCATCGCCGGTGAAGAGTAACCCCAAGAATCAAAGGTTAATCTCAAAAGCTCTAGGTCAGGGCATCTCAGTGATGAGTAAAGAAAAGCCTAAACCTACAACAGCCACTAGGATCTGTACGAAAGCGCAGAGTCTTGCTGGAGTTACACCAGTGCAGGTTCCCGAGAGCATCAGTGCGACCGCAGGCAGTGCGAAGAATCCAGCAAGTGCTAGAATACTTCGGAAGTACTCGAACATGCGTGAGAAACTTCAGGTTCAGCAAAACAAGAAATGCAAAGAGAAAGCATTAAAAAGTGCTAGTTTAAAAGCGACGATTATTCCAAAGAAAGACGACAAAGAGAAACTGCAGATGCAAAAAGGGCCAAAATCGGAGGTTGTTAAAAAGATCTCCTCTTTGAGCAAGACGGCAAAGGCAAACTCTGTCTTAAAAGAGcgggttttaaaaagtaaaggtgGCTCCTCTACAAAGAGGTTGCAGGGACTCAAAAGAATAACAAAAGCCATTGGTGCTCACGCCTCCGCAAACAAATTGAGCAAAAAACTGATCAGAACTGATAGAGCACAACGAGTGAAAACGATTAAAGTTGACTCAAAGAAATCAGCGCTCCAGAAAATCCCTTCAGAACCACAGACTTTAGATGTGGACAATAAGTCTTCGGAGGACCAAGTGTTGACTAGGTCTCAAAGAAAGATGGAAGGTGCTCCTCCGCAGACGGCCTCTCCGAAATCCGCCATGAAGCGAGGCTTGGAGCCGCTGGTCACTCCAACAAAACGTACAAGGACCTCAAAACCATGA